A single window of bacterium DNA harbors:
- a CDS encoding septal ring lytic transglycosylase RlpA family protein, which produces MKRRCFVLCSLFLLIVSCYPNTRWWDIGPAAGPEDSETTARPAADKGDLRADQAPLRLRDTETGIASYMADEINGRMTANGELYDMRRLTAAHPNLPFGTIVAVKNLANNKIVEVRINDRGPYVPGRIIDLSFQAARDLELAEKGSGMVEIKVIQLPR; this is translated from the coding sequence ATGAAACGACGATGTTTCGTGCTTTGCTCCCTTTTTCTTCTGATCGTTTCCTGCTACCCGAACACCCGCTGGTGGGATATTGGACCCGCAGCCGGGCCAGAGGACAGCGAAACGACGGCCAGACCCGCTGCCGATAAGGGTGATCTTCGGGCCGACCAGGCGCCGCTGCGTTTGCGCGACACCGAGACCGGCATCGCCTCCTATATGGCCGACGAGATCAATGGCCGGATGACCGCCAATGGCGAGCTTTACGACATGCGCCGCCTGACCGCGGCCCACCCCAACCTGCCCTTCGGCACCATCGTCGCCGTCAAAAACCTTGCCAACAACAAAATCGTGGAGGTGCGGATCAACGACCGCGGTCCTTATGTGCCCGGGCGCATTATTGACCTCTCCTTTCAGGCGGCCCGCGACCTCGAGCTCGCCGAAAAGGGCAGCGGCATGGTGGAGATCAAGGTGATTCAGT
- a CDS encoding dihydroorotate dehydrogenase, with translation MIDLSVRIGGLQLANPILTASGTFGYGSEFADFMDLNQLGGIVTKTITLESRPGNPAPRICETPAGMLNSIGLPNLGVARFIEEKWPFLSTLRTAVIVNVAGRSMDDFVAAIEALEPVAGIAAYELNYSCPNVKEGGLAFSSEAQVAAKLTRKIRGVTRRPLIAKLTPNVARIGEIGRACEASGADAVSAINTLVGMAVDIRTRKPRLATVTGGLSGPAIRPVALAKVYELVQTLSIPVIGIGGIATATDALEFIIAGAAAVQIGTAGFMNPCAAAEVVKGLEAYCHQERVESLAELRGSLRL, from the coding sequence ATGATTGACCTCTCCGTCCGGATCGGCGGATTGCAGCTGGCCAATCCCATATTGACGGCCAGCGGGACCTTCGGCTATGGCAGCGAATTCGCCGACTTTATGGATCTGAACCAATTAGGCGGGATCGTCACCAAGACGATCACTCTCGAATCGCGCCCAGGCAATCCTGCGCCGCGAATTTGCGAGACGCCGGCGGGCATGCTCAATTCGATCGGCTTGCCGAACCTCGGAGTCGCCCGGTTCATCGAAGAAAAGTGGCCTTTCCTCTCCACCCTGCGTACCGCTGTAATCGTCAATGTTGCGGGCCGGAGCATGGACGATTTTGTCGCCGCCATTGAGGCGCTCGAGCCTGTGGCGGGCATTGCGGCGTACGAGTTGAACTACTCCTGTCCCAATGTGAAGGAGGGGGGGCTGGCATTCAGCAGCGAGGCACAGGTTGCGGCCAAGCTCACCCGGAAGATCCGCGGGGTAACGCGCCGGCCGCTGATCGCCAAGTTGACGCCCAATGTCGCCCGCATCGGCGAGATCGGACGCGCCTGCGAGGCCTCCGGGGCCGATGCCGTTTCCGCCATCAACACCCTCGTCGGTATGGCTGTCGATATCCGCACCCGCAAGCCCCGGCTCGCCACGGTAACCGGTGGGCTCTCGGGACCCGCCATCCGGCCGGTGGCTTTGGCCAAGGTCTATGAACTCGTACAAACCCTCTCCATCCCGGTCATCGGCATCGGCGGGATTGCCACCGCCACCGACGCCCTCGAATTCATCATCGCCGGAGCGGCCGCGGTGCAGATCGGGACGGCCGGCTTTATGAATCCCTGTGCCGCTGCAGAGGTGGTGAAGGGGCTTGAAGCGTATTGCCACCAGGAGAGGGTCGAGAGCCTGGCCGAATTGCGCGGTTCCCTGCGACTTTGA
- a CDS encoding dihydroorotate dehydrogenase electron transfer subunit, whose protein sequence is MTKSMLQARVIAVNAAAAGTVRLTLEAPDWAAAAHAGHFVNIQVPQRCDLLWRRPFSLHRADPVRGTIDLLIAAVGRGSQALARCQTGDRLDAIGLLGNTFPLDPAAREIIMVAGGIGIAPFDLLLQDAAEIRCRKTLFYGTRCAEALCRSPLWQEHGVEFHLATEDGSAGYRGRVLEPLRRYLESDQDRSGRILYGCGPTPMLAGLCALALETGFRGFISVENLMACGFGACVGCPVELRVPRPDGQKYLLACKDGPVFPIEEILLHD, encoded by the coding sequence GTGACTAAATCGATGCTGCAAGCACGGGTGATTGCGGTGAACGCGGCGGCGGCCGGGACGGTGCGGCTGACCCTCGAGGCACCCGACTGGGCAGCAGCGGCGCATGCGGGCCATTTTGTCAATATCCAGGTGCCACAGCGCTGCGATCTGCTGTGGCGGCGTCCTTTCAGCCTGCACCGCGCTGATCCCGTGCGCGGAACGATTGATCTGCTGATCGCTGCAGTCGGCCGCGGCAGCCAGGCCCTCGCCCGCTGTCAGACTGGCGACCGGCTCGATGCCATCGGCTTGCTCGGCAATACCTTCCCACTCGACCCGGCTGCACGCGAGATCATCATGGTTGCGGGCGGTATCGGCATCGCCCCCTTTGATCTGCTGCTGCAGGACGCTGCGGAGATCCGCTGCCGCAAAACCCTGTTTTACGGAACCCGCTGTGCGGAGGCCCTCTGCCGCAGCCCGCTCTGGCAGGAGCATGGCGTCGAGTTCCATCTCGCCACGGAGGATGGCAGTGCGGGATACCGGGGCCGGGTGCTGGAGCCGCTGCGTCGCTATCTGGAGAGTGACCAAGATCGTTCCGGTCGGATTCTCTATGGCTGCGGTCCGACGCCGATGCTGGCGGGACTGTGCGCGCTCGCCCTGGAAACCGGATTTCGGGGATTTATATCTGTGGAAAATCTCATGGCCTGCGGCTTTGGGGCCTGTGTCGGCTGCCCGGTTGAGCTGAGGGTGCCCCGCCCGGATGGGCAAAAGTATCTCCTGGCGTGCAAGGATGGTCCCGTCTTCCCAATCGAGGAGATTCTGCTCCATGATTGA
- a CDS encoding tetratricopeptide repeat protein, which yields MRRNCAFLLIAVTLNLLSGCAYYNTFYNAKQFYHDASKERKKRERVQVVELSPEEKEQARRQGNLNTASQGSKPGATEMQNYQKAIEKASSVLEYYPKSRWVDDALIMVGECFFYRQEYTKAQRKFEEIISLYPHSEFVPQAEILLGKTFLALREFDAAEKKFREITLNDHFPKSIRQQAEYELGSLYFEKDNFEAAAEVYTRTARQSDDRLTRAMSLYRLGECKVQLKSYSEAVPVFRRAVQESPNEDFKSQASYKLGESQILLKEYDAAIRTFSLLLAKELEVKRIPMIKLMLANSYRFRGDEATAVKWYNNILEEHKGTEASARSYYNLAEIQEYSKGDFVKAKEFYDLVRGEQSASLIATTAKLRSDNIKRMLELQQSINELLGIVTSKDSTGTAAKGEKKADLDDAPIDLGSEGMWMNYAGRGRRPPRDYDSEDPAALLASTAGSSVKSEADSLKGDAAVPDSLRSLKAREVAEKKKSVTLAEKRLELAELLMFNFNHPDSSMKLFLQVVESKPDSILTARALYSIGYIMYAIKQDTVQADSLFRSLVYLYPKSPHAEGARRILGWPLLSEKVDSAGVAYREAEKAYWDGRDLTRALALYDSITAAYPHSPYAIKAEFGKGWLYEHDLHDYDKAIATYKEIIEKYPESAYGKNLKNKLTRHEQAIKAIEERKKAVADSIKLAAEQARAAADSLKKGVAPGGSVHDAVADSTTGPAALDNTLTAPAQGVVQPAGAIPDTAAVDADLRREQEIEKRRVAHPASDRQPGTPPADQKPTDASPPAPKPKAKPLPVE from the coding sequence ATGCGCCGAAATTGCGCCTTCCTCCTCATCGCCGTGACGCTGAATCTCCTCAGCGGGTGCGCCTATTACAACACCTTTTACAATGCGAAGCAGTTTTATCACGACGCCTCCAAGGAGCGCAAAAAGCGCGAGCGGGTCCAGGTCGTCGAACTCTCGCCGGAAGAAAAGGAGCAGGCGCGGCGTCAGGGTAATCTCAACACCGCCAGCCAGGGAAGCAAGCCTGGCGCGACAGAGATGCAGAATTACCAGAAGGCCATCGAAAAAGCCTCCAGCGTTCTCGAATATTATCCCAAAAGCCGCTGGGTCGATGATGCGCTGATCATGGTAGGTGAATGCTTCTTTTACCGCCAGGAGTATACCAAAGCGCAACGCAAATTCGAGGAGATTATCAGCCTCTATCCCCACAGTGAATTCGTCCCGCAAGCCGAAATCCTCCTTGGCAAAACCTTTCTCGCCCTGCGCGAGTTCGATGCCGCCGAGAAAAAATTTCGCGAGATCACCCTCAACGATCATTTTCCCAAGAGTATCAGGCAGCAAGCCGAGTACGAACTGGGCTCTCTCTACTTTGAAAAAGACAATTTTGAGGCGGCGGCTGAGGTCTATACACGCACAGCCAGGCAGTCGGATGATCGTCTGACCCGAGCCATGTCGCTCTACCGCCTGGGGGAGTGCAAGGTTCAGCTCAAGAGCTACAGCGAGGCGGTGCCCGTCTTCAGGCGCGCCGTGCAGGAAAGCCCGAACGAGGATTTCAAATCCCAGGCCTCCTACAAGCTCGGAGAATCCCAGATTCTGCTCAAAGAGTATGACGCGGCTATCCGCACTTTTTCTCTCCTGCTCGCCAAGGAACTGGAAGTAAAGCGAATCCCGATGATCAAGCTGATGTTGGCCAACAGCTACCGCTTTCGCGGCGATGAAGCGACCGCCGTCAAATGGTATAACAACATCCTCGAGGAACACAAGGGGACTGAAGCTTCGGCCCGCAGCTATTACAACCTGGCCGAAATCCAGGAGTACAGCAAGGGGGATTTTGTCAAGGCCAAGGAATTCTATGACCTAGTGCGCGGCGAACAGTCTGCATCGCTGATTGCCACCACCGCCAAGCTGCGTTCTGACAACATCAAGCGGATGCTCGAGCTGCAGCAGTCGATCAATGAGCTGCTGGGCATCGTGACGAGCAAGGATTCAACGGGTACGGCGGCCAAAGGGGAGAAGAAGGCGGATCTCGATGATGCGCCGATCGATCTTGGGTCGGAGGGGATGTGGATGAATTATGCCGGCCGCGGTCGGCGGCCGCCGCGGGATTACGACAGCGAGGATCCCGCGGCCCTGCTGGCGTCCACCGCAGGCTCCTCCGTCAAAAGCGAAGCCGATTCTCTCAAGGGGGATGCGGCCGTGCCAGACAGCCTGCGCAGCCTTAAGGCTCGGGAAGTGGCAGAAAAAAAGAAATCCGTCACGCTGGCCGAAAAACGCCTTGAACTGGCTGAGCTGCTGATGTTCAATTTTAATCACCCCGATTCTTCCATGAAGCTCTTCTTGCAGGTTGTCGAGAGCAAACCGGACAGCATCCTGACTGCCCGGGCGCTCTATTCGATCGGGTATATCATGTACGCGATCAAGCAGGATACGGTACAGGCCGACTCCCTCTTCCGCAGCTTGGTCTACCTCTATCCGAAATCACCGCATGCCGAAGGGGCCCGGCGGATCCTCGGCTGGCCGCTGCTGAGCGAGAAGGTGGATTCCGCCGGTGTGGCTTATCGCGAGGCCGAAAAGGCCTACTGGGACGGGAGGGACCTGACCCGGGCCCTCGCCCTCTATGATTCGATCACGGCAGCCTATCCGCACTCGCCCTATGCCATCAAGGCGGAATTCGGCAAGGGATGGCTCTACGAGCACGACCTGCACGACTATGACAAGGCGATTGCCACCTATAAGGAGATCATCGAAAAATATCCCGAGTCGGCTTATGGCAAGAATCTGAAAAACAAGCTCACGCGTCATGAACAGGCGATCAAGGCGATTGAGGAGCGCAAGAAGGCTGTCGCCGATTCGATCAAACTGGCGGCTGAACAGGCCCGGGCTGCGGCCGATTCTCTGAAAAAAGGCGTGGCGCCGGGCGGCAGCGTCCATGATGCAGTGGCCGATTCCACTACCGGCCCGGCCGCCCTTGATAACACCCTTACGGCACCGGCGCAAGGCGTGGTGCAGCCGGCGGGGGCGATCCCAGATACCGCCGCCGTGGATGCCGATCTTCGGCGTGAGCAGGAGATCGAAAAGCGGCGCGTTGCTCATCCTGCCAGCGACCGGCAGCCGGGTACGCCGCCGGCAGATCAGAAGCCGACGGATGCCAGCCCGCCTGCACCAAAGCCAAAAGCGAAACCGCTTCCGGTGGAATAG
- a CDS encoding Gx transporter family protein has product MARMDARKHSRLALLTADGLALSLFESVMPRPLPWIKPGLSRIATLAALYLHG; this is encoded by the coding sequence ATGGCCCGGATGGATGCCCGCAAACATTCGCGTCTCGCTCTGCTGACCGCCGACGGCCTGGCCCTTTCCCTCTTCGAAAGCGTGATGCCCCGCCCCCTCCCGTGGATCAAACCGGGATTGTCCCGGATTGCAACCCTGGCGGCACTCTATCTGCACGGCTGA
- a CDS encoding NusG domain II-containing protein, producing the protein MPSISCREATSPCPEKRCVHSGAVQRRGGLIVCVSNRMVVRIESGSNPLDMVTE; encoded by the coding sequence ATGCCCTCAATCAGCTGCCGTGAGGCTACCTCCCCCTGTCCGGAAAAACGATGCGTGCACAGCGGCGCCGTTCAGCGTCGCGGGGGCCTTATCGTCTGCGTTTCCAACCGGATGGTCGTACGCATTGAAAGCGGCAGCAATCCGCTGGATATGGTCACGGAGTAG
- a CDS encoding tetratricopeptide repeat protein — translation MRILLRITVLALAVGVSSPSCLFPRSIPSYQPGVRPLLQGAQGTLGLSDLSALYWNPAGLALFRGMQGYLSFAESFRIEYGGFSGFFPVIGTAAVAAGRPPLSSGGSFTSAGVGHSFFNRLHTGISLTNHPDGRTSYTALGLGVIWQPLDLGGPQSPALPHWLAPLAAGVALSNLSLNPSSGPPYQGSAALSYAFTGLGPRLSYGYSWQNGAGWHHLGAAFSPISWLTLMAGMADFSSDGIAAGVSIHAENLQIDAGYDFGGESGKVALAFEIGRAPAERSRRAQERATQMLQQGNQRQALHYAQHALAYDPANNEAREIIHTLSGHMRIKDSAVDSLLQRAQRDLQKKWYISAAVQYQKVLRIDPEHHFARLALQTIAPNVAQNGERWYQNGRQLFERGDLKRAREVLASVRQVLPDHPGVKEYLDRIDEQIGQKVQEYYFAGLGYYTQKKYYDAEEQFRKALNLNPEFREASEYVERILAERRESQQAVDHLLLEARKREEASDWLKALQLYRQILGIEPDFAYARKRETEMENKVTAYINQQYAKAEAAFNSGDNETARKLFRAILDIRPGHAGALRYLENLQPATANKGQYFLDLSRRHFAQGRWEATLSALDSLSRYEPEAAEIVELRRKCYANLPVDRLVQIGRARYQAARYLEALEMAREALKKEPGRLDARDLAEQCENSVTRLVDTYFNRGLNYYTEEKYRAAIAEWNRALLINPAHQGSIEYKRRAQERLDALNQLP, via the coding sequence ATGAGGATTCTCCTGCGAATAACCGTCCTGGCCCTGGCTGTTGGAGTGAGTTCGCCTTCCTGCCTTTTCCCCCGCTCGATTCCATCCTATCAACCCGGTGTGCGGCCGCTGCTACAAGGGGCGCAAGGCACGCTCGGCCTCAGCGACCTCTCTGCCCTCTACTGGAATCCTGCAGGGCTGGCCCTCTTCCGCGGCATGCAGGGCTATCTCTCCTTCGCTGAATCCTTTCGCATCGAGTACGGCGGTTTTTCGGGTTTCTTCCCGGTGATCGGCACGGCCGCCGTGGCAGCAGGAAGACCGCCGTTATCTTCAGGAGGCAGTTTCACTTCAGCCGGTGTCGGGCACTCTTTCTTCAACCGTCTGCACACCGGCATCAGCCTGACCAACCACCCGGATGGCCGCACCAGCTATACCGCGCTGGGGCTTGGGGTGATCTGGCAGCCGCTCGATCTGGGTGGCCCCCAATCCCCGGCCTTGCCGCACTGGCTGGCTCCCCTCGCCGCTGGCGTTGCGCTCAGTAACCTCTCCCTGAATCCTTCTTCCGGTCCTCCATATCAAGGCTCAGCGGCTCTTTCCTATGCATTCACGGGGCTGGGCCCCCGCTTGAGCTACGGCTACAGCTGGCAAAACGGGGCGGGATGGCACCATCTTGGAGCCGCGTTCTCCCCGATCTCCTGGCTGACTCTGATGGCGGGGATGGCCGATTTCAGTAGTGACGGCATCGCCGCCGGGGTGAGCATCCATGCCGAAAACCTTCAGATCGATGCCGGATATGATTTTGGCGGCGAGAGCGGCAAGGTCGCCCTCGCCTTCGAGATTGGTCGTGCGCCCGCCGAGCGCTCCCGGCGCGCCCAGGAGAGGGCTACGCAGATGCTGCAGCAGGGCAATCAGCGCCAGGCGCTGCATTACGCCCAGCACGCCCTGGCGTACGATCCGGCGAACAACGAAGCCCGTGAGATTATCCACACCCTTTCGGGGCATATGCGCATTAAGGACAGCGCCGTCGATTCTCTGTTACAGCGCGCCCAGCGCGACCTGCAAAAAAAGTGGTACATCAGCGCTGCGGTGCAATACCAGAAGGTGCTCCGGATCGATCCGGAGCACCACTTCGCCCGCCTGGCCTTGCAGACGATCGCCCCGAATGTCGCCCAGAACGGCGAGCGCTGGTATCAAAACGGCCGGCAGCTCTTTGAACGGGGCGACCTCAAGCGCGCGCGCGAGGTCCTCGCATCGGTCCGCCAGGTCCTGCCGGATCATCCCGGGGTCAAGGAGTACCTCGATCGGATCGACGAGCAGATCGGACAAAAAGTGCAGGAATATTATTTCGCCGGTTTGGGCTATTATACCCAGAAAAAATATTACGATGCAGAGGAGCAGTTCCGCAAGGCGCTCAATCTGAATCCCGAATTCCGTGAGGCCTCCGAGTACGTGGAGCGCATTCTGGCGGAACGCAGAGAGAGCCAACAGGCGGTCGACCATCTGCTGCTTGAGGCGCGGAAGCGGGAGGAAGCCAGCGACTGGCTTAAAGCCCTGCAGCTCTACCGTCAGATCCTCGGAATCGAGCCCGATTTTGCTTATGCGCGCAAGCGCGAGACCGAGATGGAGAACAAGGTGACGGCGTACATCAATCAGCAGTATGCCAAGGCTGAGGCCGCCTTCAACAGCGGCGATAACGAGACTGCGCGTAAACTCTTCCGTGCGATCCTGGATATCCGTCCCGGCCATGCGGGTGCGCTGCGGTATCTTGAGAACCTGCAGCCGGCTACCGCGAACAAGGGACAGTATTTTCTGGATCTGAGTCGTCGCCATTTCGCCCAAGGCCGCTGGGAGGCCACACTCTCCGCTCTTGACTCGCTCAGCCGGTATGAGCCGGAAGCGGCGGAGATCGTGGAACTGCGCCGCAAATGTTACGCCAACCTGCCGGTTGACCGGCTGGTCCAGATCGGCCGGGCGCGGTATCAGGCGGCGCGCTATCTGGAGGCTTTGGAAATGGCGCGCGAAGCTCTGAAAAAGGAGCCTGGACGTCTGGACGCCCGGGATCTGGCCGAGCAGTGCGAAAACAGCGTCACGCGACTTGTGGATACCTATTTCAACCGCGGCCTCAATTATTATACGGAAGAGAAATACCGCGCCGCGATCGCCGAGTGGAACCGGGCGCTGCTGATCAATCCGGCGCACCAGGGTTCCATCGAATACAAGCGCCGTGCCCAGGAGCGGCTGGATGCCCTCAATCAGCTGCCGTGA
- a CDS encoding adenylate/guanylate cyclase domain-containing protein codes for MILTIGLLFIGLMSILSFVVIQQGKSILNERLAETCTMVMRHVSVAIKDDLLLYYRTDMNPNSSSLQLGHIRESILSVYNENIAGLAYVGVIDRTGMILAHTNTERLYRKLAPADSSWLLALETTMVRERGENIEYIHPMFTRRENAGDRRIFLGIAVLGFTKDIVMHPIQRVTRAILSATALIIIVSIVIIFIIARRMTAQIEMLGSGLRQVSSGNLGVQIPVLAADELGRLTMEFNAMIVQLREKLQMQKFVSKLTLQMIRSSANGEVRSTSAGQRRVITVLFSDIRSFSAMTERLGAEETIKLINIYLDLQARIVEENNGIVDKFMGDQVMAIFLGERQADTAIHAAVEIQRSIRELNLRRSRNGEVTLQVGCGLHIGEAILGHMGSQDRLDYTVIGEVVNLGSRLCALAKPGQIIVPGEMVGQLNGEYPTLHLDHVQVKGRTQPVEIYEVDYDRSMIV; via the coding sequence TTGATCCTGACCATCGGACTCCTCTTCATTGGTCTGATGTCGATCCTGAGCTTTGTCGTGATCCAGCAGGGCAAGAGCATCCTCAACGAGCGTCTGGCCGAGACCTGTACCATGGTGATGCGTCATGTCTCGGTGGCGATCAAGGATGATCTGCTCCTCTATTACCGCACGGATATGAATCCCAACAGCAGTTCGTTGCAACTGGGGCATATTCGCGAATCGATCCTCTCGGTCTATAACGAGAATATCGCCGGTTTGGCTTACGTCGGCGTCATCGACCGCACTGGCATGATCCTCGCCCACACCAATACGGAGCGGCTCTATCGCAAGCTGGCGCCGGCGGACAGCAGCTGGCTGCTTGCGCTCGAGACCACCATGGTGCGGGAACGCGGTGAAAATATCGAGTACATCCATCCGATGTTCACCCGCCGCGAAAATGCCGGAGACCGGCGGATCTTTCTCGGGATCGCCGTGCTCGGCTTCACCAAAGATATCGTCATGCATCCGATCCAGCGGGTGACACGGGCGATCCTCTCGGCGACGGCGCTGATTATCATCGTCTCGATCGTCATAATTTTTATCATCGCGCGGCGGATGACCGCGCAGATCGAGATGCTCGGGAGCGGCTTGCGCCAGGTGAGCAGCGGCAATCTCGGCGTGCAGATCCCGGTGCTTGCGGCCGATGAGCTTGGCCGGCTGACCATGGAGTTCAACGCGATGATCGTGCAACTGCGCGAAAAACTGCAGATGCAAAAATTCGTCTCCAAGCTGACGTTACAGATGATCCGCTCCAGCGCCAATGGCGAGGTCCGCTCCACCTCGGCGGGCCAGCGCCGGGTGATCACCGTGCTTTTTTCCGACATCCGCAGTTTTTCGGCGATGACCGAGCGGCTCGGGGCTGAGGAGACCATCAAGCTGATCAATATCTATCTCGACCTGCAAGCCCGTATCGTTGAGGAGAACAACGGCATCGTTGATAAGTTCATGGGCGATCAGGTGATGGCCATCTTCCTCGGCGAACGGCAGGCGGATACCGCAATTCACGCGGCAGTCGAAATCCAACGCTCGATCCGCGAGCTGAATCTGCGGCGTAGCCGCAATGGCGAGGTGACGCTGCAGGTGGGCTGCGGTCTGCACATCGGTGAGGCCATCCTGGGGCACATGGGCTCGCAGGACCGTCTCGATTACACGGTGATCGGCGAGGTTGTCAATCTGGGTTCGCGGCTCTGTGCCCTGGCCAAACCGGGGCAGATCATTGTGCCCGGGGAGATGGTGGGACAGCTCAACGGCGAGTATCCCACCCTCCATCTCGACCATGTCCAGGTCAAGGGGCGCACCCAGCCTGTTGAGATCTATGAAGTAGATTATGACCGATCGATGATCGTTTAG
- the dacB gene encoding D-alanyl-D-alanine carboxypeptidase/D-alanyl-D-alanine-endopeptidase — protein MRRQNLVILLLLLCVVVGRAGMPVSGSQEALVQIRNDLDYIFSDPSFSAAHWGVAIQSAQTGEYFYLRNENKAFMPASNMKLFTTAAALLGLGSEYRFVTRLVAHGLITTDGVLEGDLIIRGCGDPSISGRWENDKITAVFERWADSLRVRKITTIAGKVIGDGRYFTDSRIGSGWAWDDLTDYYSAQISALTFNDNCVDIVFNPGDSLGALARYALYPNTAYVQIVSRVRTDQRTRLSFWRDPGSNKIFCDGTIGLKTKDRRDWITVENPAKYAATVLREILLSRGIRVLEEAFEIEELPGYLPIEYKTVQLASHTSPPLSEIVREVNKNSNNLFAELLLRTVGRELMQDGSAAGGEKAAKQLFEAAGITPDMFYAADGSGLSRQDLVSPMSVIRLLRYMHEQTAGQSFFDSLPVAGVDGTLKGRMRGTAAKGTVHAKTGFIGRVRALSGYVTTKDNELLVFSMIVNNYSVPTGTANHLQDLVCERLANFTRK, from the coding sequence ATGAGACGCCAGAATCTGGTTATTCTATTGCTGCTCCTATGCGTCGTCGTTGGGCGCGCCGGCATGCCGGTCTCCGGTTCGCAGGAGGCGCTGGTACAGATCCGCAATGATCTTGATTATATCTTTTCCGATCCCTCCTTTAGTGCAGCGCACTGGGGGGTCGCGATCCAGTCGGCACAGACCGGGGAGTACTTTTACCTGCGCAACGAGAACAAGGCCTTCATGCCGGCCTCGAACATGAAACTTTTCACCACCGCCGCGGCCCTGCTCGGCCTAGGCAGCGAATACCGTTTCGTGACGCGGCTGGTGGCGCACGGGCTGATCACCACCGATGGGGTGCTCGAGGGGGATCTGATCATCCGTGGTTGCGGCGATCCCTCGATCAGCGGGCGCTGGGAGAATGACAAGATCACCGCGGTCTTTGAGCGCTGGGCGGACAGTTTACGGGTCCGTAAAATCACCACCATCGCCGGCAAGGTCATAGGCGATGGAAGATATTTCACCGACAGCCGAATCGGCTCCGGTTGGGCCTGGGACGACCTGACCGATTATTATTCGGCGCAAATCAGCGCCCTGACCTTCAATGACAACTGCGTCGACATCGTCTTCAATCCCGGCGATTCCCTGGGCGCTCTGGCGCGCTATGCGCTTTATCCGAACACGGCCTATGTCCAGATCGTGAGCCGGGTCCGGACCGACCAACGCACCCGGCTCTCCTTCTGGCGCGATCCGGGCAGCAACAAGATTTTTTGCGACGGCACGATCGGCCTGAAGACCAAAGATCGCCGCGACTGGATCACAGTGGAAAATCCGGCGAAGTATGCCGCCACGGTGCTGCGCGAGATTCTGCTCAGTCGCGGGATTCGCGTCCTGGAAGAGGCCTTCGAAATCGAGGAGCTGCCGGGCTATCTGCCGATCGAATACAAAACCGTGCAGCTGGCTTCGCACACCTCGCCGCCGCTGAGCGAAATCGTCCGCGAGGTTAACAAGAACAGCAATAACCTCTTCGCCGAGCTGTTGCTACGCACTGTTGGACGCGAGCTGATGCAAGATGGCAGCGCCGCAGGCGGAGAGAAGGCGGCGAAGCAGCTTTTCGAGGCGGCCGGGATCACGCCGGACATGTTCTACGCCGCCGACGGCTCCGGGCTCTCGCGGCAGGATCTGGTTTCGCCGATGAGTGTGATCCGGCTGCTGCGCTACATGCATGAGCAAACCGCGGGTCAGTCTTTCTTTGACAGTCTGCCGGTCGCCGGCGTGGACGGCACCCTGAAGGGGCGGATGCGCGGCACCGCTGCGAAGGGTACGGTGCATGCCAAAACCGGATTCATCGGCCGGGTGCGGGCTCTTTCAGGCTATGTGACCACGAAGGATAATGAACTGCTGGTCTTTTCCATGATTGTCAATAATTACAGCGTTCCCACGGGCACCGCGAACCATCTCCAGGATCTGGTTTGCGAGCGCCTGGCCAATTTTACCCGGAAATGA